Proteins co-encoded in one Melitaea cinxia chromosome 13, ilMelCinx1.1, whole genome shotgun sequence genomic window:
- the LOC123658988 gene encoding putative nuclease HARBI1: MARAFLLGYAEEERRRNILRIERRRLRDASDPLQLPEREFIGHFRLTKLGFQQVLVELSPHLPIVKRNTGVRNELKILAALNFYGNGSYQRNVGASFLLNMSQPTFSKCLHEVTGALNTNEILRKYIKFPMAQHEREIIMKDFMEKFGFPGVIGCIDGTHVALIRPKEHEETYFNRKNYHSLNVLLICDAKLTILHVDASFGGASHDSYVWNQCAIKTFLEGLERNGEHCWLLGDSGYAQRPWMMTPIIGAAPGSPEEYYTELHCRVRNTVERCIGVLKSRWRCLLAHRVLHYDPVTTGKIVNACVVLHNIANAQNIPILDSQDGDLDNDQQHQVCIQARIDAPPDESRVILINRIWNARNIL; the protein is encoded by the exons atggcGCGCGCTTTCCTATTGGGATATGCGGAGGAAGAACGTAGACGTAATATTCTAAGAATTGAAAGACGCCGTCTGCGGGACGCTAGTGATCCATTGCAGTTGCCAGAGAGAGAGTTCATTGGACATTTTCGTTTAACAAAACTTGGATTCCAACAGGTTTTGGTGGAACTTAGTCCTCATCTACCAATAGTTAAACGAAATACAGGTGTTCGCAATGAACTCAAA ATTTTAGCagcattaaatttttatggcAATGGATCATACCAACGGAATGTGGGTGCATCATTTCTACTGAATATGTCGCAACCTACATTCAGTAAATGTTTACATGAGGTAACTGGTGCACTCAATACTAACGAAATCCTTAGGAAGTACATAAAGTTTCCTATGGCACAGCATGAAAGGGAAATAATTATGAAGGa ttttatggAGAAATTTGGATTTCCGGGTGTTATAGGTTGTATTGATGGTACACATGTGGCTTTAATCCGTCCTAAGGAGCATGAGgaaacttattttaatagaaagaaTTACCATTCTTTAAATGTTTTACTA ATATGTGATGCTAAACTGACCATCCTCCATGTTGATGCATCATTTGGTGGTGCATCTCATGATTCATATGTGTGGAATCAATgtgcaataaaaacatttttagaaGGACTAGAAAGAAATGGAGAGCACTGTTGGCTGTTAG GTGATTCTGGATATGCTCAACGCCCCTGGATGATGACTCCAATCATAGGTGCAGCTCCGGGATCGCCAGAAGAGTATTACACAGAACTTCATTGCCGGGTCAGAAATACTGTAGAGCGATGTATTGGAGTACTTAAATCACGTTGGCGGTGTTTGCTAGCACACAGGGTACTTCATTACGATCCAGTTACCACTGGCAAGATAGTGAATGCATGTGTCGTCCTGCACAATATAGCCAATGCACAAAATATTCCAATACTTGACTCACAGGATGGTGATCTTGACAATGACCAACAGCACCAAGTTTGCATACAGGCAAGGATTGATGCTCCTCCAGATGAAAGTAGGGTCATATTAATTAATAGGATTTGGAACGctagaaatattttgtga
- the LOC123658932 gene encoding zinc finger protein 879-like codes for MMENIKVCRICLLMDVKMFNFYSYPLETYYDILVGNTSPVQELPKYACYECSAQLNKFYLFREKCLRGQAALLGLRHSCVKVTGDVIKQLDKNVFQLSSKIGFSEVTFINIEPRTIIEADNDEIKIEPFEIVDNRDYFDEKEVKREDSDNHSVFSNNDRLLSSDDDEPLSKHKEKKKEKRGRKRKKSDVEKRTKVDNKVESDLPLADSATVTQETIAEVKPKRGRPRKNDGTNKVKKEVKQRRTNNTGGVSDEDIDLENYCTIVTLTEEEQKEEIRQRQKSSNYLNAIYQCKLCFKGFIDAQAWEHHVSKHEPSAGDIECPICKFRFKTKRILQKHASNHEKKYACKSCSYVSKTTTQAKQHQRWHKGVTYKCQHCDEISTKWTSYLSHVRIKHPSQFICGACGYSFVSRLGLAMHRTMMHKALEKEKTEGEAEDMPYCAQCDVKFVSTEAYKRHLVTSSKHTQSNDFNSGCRACGEQFSDPEALRLHHRREHARPRPRNYGKKPRLAWPAVCDHCSEVIPNAREYWNHFRRVHPDKNYPIQKNYICDICGKGFRGNAFLVYHKRTHFEERAFKCQQCPKAFFNRTNLQMHEKTHSDHRPHACSMCSKAFKCKGALDRHFRSHTGVKPYACEVCGKAFAQSNSRKLHVRTVHLKQPSPYISRARLERRARARGKDQPAHFLY; via the exons aGTCCTGTACAAGAACTTCCAAAATACGCCTGCTATGAATGTTCCGCccagttaaataaattttacttattcagAGAGAAATGTCTTCGTGGTCAGGCAGCACTGTTGGGTTTAAGACATTCTTGTGTGAAG GTCACCGGTGATGTTATTAAACAGTTAGACAAAAACGTTTTCCAATTGTCTTCCAAAATTGGATTTAGTGAAGTAACATTTATCAATATAGAACCTCGAACGATAATAGAGGCagataatgatgaaataaaaatagaaccGTTTGAAATAGTCGATAATAGAGATTATTTTGATGAGAAAGAAGTAAAGAGAGAGGACAGCGACAATCACTCAGTGTTTTCAAATAATGATAGACTCTTGTCCAGTGATGATGACGAGCCCCTGTCTAAACACAAAGAGAAGAAGAAGGAAAAGAGAGGGAGAAAGAGAAAAAAGAGTGATGTAGAGAAAAGAACCAAAGTTGATAATAAAGTTGAATCTGATTTGCCA TTAGCTGATTCAGCAACAGTTACTCAAGAAACAATCGCAGAAGTGAAACCGAAACGTGGGAGACCGAGGAAGAACGATGGAACGAATAAAGTGAAAAAGGAAGTGAAGCAGCGTCGCACCAACAACACGGGGGGAGTCTCAGACGAGGATATCGACCTCGAGAACTACTGCACTATTGTTACATTGACG GAAGAGGAGCAAAAAGAAGAAATCAGACAGAGACAGAAGTCATCAAATTATCTCAATGCGATATACCAGTGCAAGCTGTGCTTCAAAGGGTTCATCGATGCTCAGGCTTGGGAACACCACGTCAGCAAACACGAGCCA AGTGCCGGTGATATAGAATGCCCAATCTGTAAGTTCAGATTCAAAACAAAGAGAATACTTCAGAAGCATGCTTCAAACCACGAAAAGAAATATGCGTGCAAGTCTTGCTCGTACGTCTCCAAAACAAC AACTCAAGCAAAACAACATCAGAGATGGCACAAGGGGGTTACATACAAGTGCCAACATTGCGATGAAATTTCAac AAAGTGGACATCGTACCTGAGCCACGTGCGCATCAAACACCCCTCGCAGTTCATCTGCGGCGCGTGCGGCTACTCGTTCGTGAGCCGCCTCGGGCTCGCCATGCACCGCACCATGATGCACAAGGCGCTC gaaaaagaaaaaaccgAAGGCGAGGCGGAAGACATGCCGTATTGTGCGCAGTGCGACGTAAAATTCGTTTCGACAGAGGCGTACAAGCGACACTTGGTCACTTCCAGCAAACACACACAGAGCAACGACTTCAA TTCGGGATGTCGCGCGTGTGGTGAGCAGTTCAGTGATCCGGAGGCGTTGCGACTTCATCACCGTCGCGAACACGCGCGACCTCGGCCTCGGAACTATGGAAAGAAGCCGCGACTCGCCTGGCCCGCCGTTTGCGACCAC TGCTCGGAGGTAATTCCGAACGCCCGCGAATACTGGAACCACTTCCGCCGAGTGCATCCTGACAAGAATTATCCCATTCAGAAGAATTATATCTGCGACATCTGCGGCAAAGGATTTCGG GGTAACGCCTTCCTCGTGTACCACAAGCGGACTCACTTCGAGGAGCGCGCTTTTAAATGTCAACAGTGTCCAAAGGCTTTCTTCAACCGAACAAACTTACAAATGCACGAGAAAACCCATTCGGACCATCGACCCCACGCCTGTTCCATGTGCTCCAAGGCTTTCAAATGTAAGGGAGCGTTGGATAGACATTTCAGG AGCCACACGGGCGTGAAGCCGTACGCGTGCGAGGTGTGCGGCAAGGCGTTCGCCCAGTCCAACAGTCGCAAGCTGCACGTGCGCACCGTGCACCTCAAGCAACCCTCGCCCTACATCAGCCGCGCGCGCCTCGAGCGACGGGCCCGCGCGCGCGGCAAGGACCAGCCCGCGCACTTCCTCTACTAG
- the LOC123658989 gene encoding uncharacterized protein LOC123658989, translating into MPARRKISPRQMDILLEFAESNRDIALGRLTGGPLAHQATRQAWVSVAKKLNAIAEGFTKTPDQWRRYWIEFKAKIKSKAADSRRNASATGGGPNKLVPLTQAEERGLAIIGTVAVEGLPGVRLPLDIPTAEGSRPPVTSETVPASPSTALPLPNSLAPYPDTEPPMDVEFLEEEVPFPLGVQSPEPSSSKSLLPNTEPPAPATHIQSVDQPEVASPREERPPVHLTLPTQRSTSRRQKMRRDERVPRWAYDLEEKRIAAEERLASAMEAMVQLIREIRDDIRSHISGMNIYF; encoded by the exons atGCCTGCGAGAAGAAAAATATCTCCAAGACAAATGGATATTCTTCTAGAGTTTGCAGAGTCGAATCGCGACATAGCCTTAGGTCGCTTAACAGGCGGACCACTAGCCCATCAGGCTACCCGGCAAGCTTGGGTTTCAGTAGCCAAGAAACTCAATGCAATAGCGGAAGGTTTCACAAAAACGCCTGACCAGTGGCGTCGC TATTGGATAGAGTTCAAGGCGAAAATAAAGTCTAAAGCTGCAGACTCTAGGAGGAATGCCTCAGCAACCGGTGGAGGGCCTAACAAACTTGTTCCTCTTACTCAAGCAGAAGAAAGAGGGCTGGCAATAATTGGTACAGTAGCGGTGGAGGGTTTGCCTGGTGTGCGCCTGCCTCTTGAT ATACCTACAGCAGAAGGGAGTCGGCCTCCAGTCACCTCAGAGACCGTACCAGCCAGCCCCAGTACAGCATTACCCTTGCCAAATTCCTTAGCTCCTTATCCTGATACAGAACCTCCGATGGATGTGGAATTTCTTGAAGAAGAAGTTCCATTTCCATTAGGCGTTCAATCCCCTGAACCTTCATCCTCAAAGTCACTTCTCCCAAACACAGAGCCCCCTGCCCCTGCCACACATATACAGTCAGTCGATCAACCTGAAGTTGCATCACCAAGAGAAGAAA ggCCTCCCGTGCACTTGACTCTGCCTACCCAAAGATCAACATCACGAAGGCAAAAAA TGCGTCGAGATGAGCGAGTGCCACGCTGGGCCTATGATTTAGAAGAGAAGCGCATTGCTGCTGAGGAACGTCTCGCATCGGCAATGGAGGCCATGGTGCAGTTAATAAGGGAAATAAGAGACGATATTCGTAGCCATATCTCAGGTATgaacatatatttttga